The following are encoded in a window of Natrononativus amylolyticus genomic DNA:
- a CDS encoding Mrp/NBP35 family ATP-binding protein: MTPTESELRQRLTAVDDPLNDDDIVSLGLVNDVTITDDTARISLAFNTPYAPAEMEIGTRIREVVSGMGLEPDLRAHAGREHGFDEEIMPRVRNIIAVSSGKGGVGKTTVAANLAAGLERQGAHVGILDADIHGPNVPRILPIEGEPGVTPEEELVPPRSGGVRVMSMGFLTENADDPALLRGPMVNNIMTKFLDGVEWGRLDYLIVDLPPGTGDTALDLLQTMPVTGAVIVTTPQQMAVDDTRKGLRMFQKHHTPVLGVVENMSTFHCPSCEDEHDLFGRDGGEDISADYDVPLLGTLPLHPDFGADGTDGPAVKNDDSPIQETIVDLVDGVSDRIGEINRRRVAEHAAPMADEPVPGAERAQ, encoded by the coding sequence ATGACACCGACCGAATCCGAACTCCGACAAAGACTTACAGCCGTCGACGATCCGCTGAACGACGACGACATCGTCTCGCTCGGCCTCGTCAACGACGTCACGATCACCGACGACACCGCGCGGATCTCCCTCGCGTTCAACACCCCCTACGCGCCCGCCGAGATGGAGATCGGCACCCGCATCCGCGAGGTCGTCTCCGGGATGGGCCTCGAGCCCGACCTGCGCGCCCACGCCGGCCGGGAACACGGCTTCGACGAGGAGATCATGCCGCGGGTCAGAAACATCATCGCCGTCTCTTCCGGCAAGGGCGGCGTCGGCAAGACGACCGTCGCTGCGAACCTGGCGGCGGGCCTCGAGCGCCAAGGTGCCCACGTCGGTATCCTCGACGCCGACATTCACGGCCCCAACGTCCCCCGGATCCTGCCGATCGAGGGCGAGCCGGGCGTCACGCCGGAAGAGGAGCTCGTCCCGCCGCGCTCGGGCGGCGTTCGCGTGATGAGCATGGGCTTTCTCACCGAGAACGCGGACGACCCGGCCCTCTTGCGGGGGCCGATGGTCAACAACATCATGACGAAGTTCCTCGACGGGGTCGAGTGGGGTCGTCTCGACTACCTCATCGTCGACCTCCCGCCGGGGACGGGCGACACGGCGCTCGACCTGTTACAGACGATGCCGGTCACCGGGGCCGTCATCGTCACGACGCCACAGCAGATGGCCGTCGACGACACCCGAAAGGGACTGCGCATGTTCCAGAAACACCACACGCCGGTGCTGGGCGTCGTCGAGAACATGAGCACGTTCCACTGCCCCTCTTGCGAGGACGAACACGACCTGTTCGGCCGCGACGGCGGCGAGGACATCAGCGCCGACTACGACGTCCCGCTGCTCGGCACACTCCCGCTGCACCCCGACTTCGGGGCCGACGGCACCGACGGCCCGGCGGTGAAAAACGACGACAGCCCGATCCAGGAGACGATCGTCGACCTCGTCGACGGCGTGAGCGATCGGATCGGCGAGATCAACCGCAGACGGGTCGCCGAACACGCGGCCCCGATGGCTGACGAGCCGGTTCCTGGCGCCGAACGCGCACAGTGA
- the nrfD gene encoding NrfD/PsrC family molybdoenzyme membrane anchor subunit, producing MSTKTPTKADILRPLEHTTKRFALVFAAAAAAFGLFLVGWTYQLQHGLIVTGLADWGSGGGVTWGLYIGAFIWWVGIAHGGIILSAAVRLLKMDRYMPVARLAELLTIAGLSAAGFYIIVHMGRPDRMVTSILGNYHVTIHNSPLVWDVTVITLYFVMTATYLLLTLRYDVTRLRADLPNRLEPLYRLLTVGYTEKEDAVVERMVWWLALAIIILAPLLLHGGVIPWLFALIPTMPGWFGAIQGPQFLTIALTSAISGVILISYAFRTAYDWNHIITDDVFRGLTLWLGVFALLFLWLQLQQIVGGSFAAPIDQTAATSAKLSHPVYVGAMVLVGATLAYIFAQTIRPSLFTPLRAVGAGVTVLIATLLEKVFFVVEGLMYPTFGLYEAVPGAYWPSLIEMASVLGTIGMVTMFFLVVAKAIPVVELHAIEHLQADREPKRDPPTESDPMSENDPSTDDGIEPEVTV from the coding sequence GTGAGCACGAAGACGCCGACGAAGGCGGATATCCTGCGCCCGCTCGAGCACACTACGAAGCGGTTCGCCCTGGTTTTCGCCGCCGCAGCGGCGGCGTTCGGCCTCTTTCTCGTCGGCTGGACCTACCAGCTCCAGCACGGGCTGATCGTCACCGGCCTCGCGGACTGGGGTTCGGGCGGCGGCGTCACCTGGGGGCTGTACATCGGCGCGTTCATCTGGTGGGTCGGCATCGCCCACGGCGGCATCATCCTCTCCGCCGCCGTTCGGCTGCTGAAGATGGACCGCTACATGCCGGTCGCCCGACTCGCAGAGTTGCTGACGATTGCCGGCCTCTCGGCCGCCGGCTTCTACATCATCGTTCACATGGGCCGGCCCGACCGGATGGTGACGAGCATCCTCGGGAACTACCACGTCACGATCCACAACTCGCCGCTGGTCTGGGACGTGACGGTCATCACGCTGTACTTCGTGATGACGGCGACGTACCTGCTGCTCACTCTGCGCTACGACGTGACCCGCCTGCGCGCGGACCTCCCGAATCGACTCGAGCCGCTGTACAGACTCCTCACCGTCGGCTACACCGAGAAAGAGGACGCGGTCGTCGAGCGGATGGTCTGGTGGCTCGCGCTCGCGATCATCATCCTCGCGCCGCTGCTGCTCCACGGCGGGGTCATCCCGTGGCTGTTCGCGCTGATCCCGACGATGCCCGGCTGGTTCGGCGCGATCCAGGGGCCGCAGTTCCTCACGATCGCGCTGACGTCGGCGATCAGCGGCGTGATCCTCATCTCCTACGCCTTCAGGACGGCGTACGACTGGAATCACATTATCACCGACGACGTCTTCCGGGGGCTGACCCTGTGGCTCGGGGTCTTCGCGCTGCTGTTCCTGTGGCTCCAGCTCCAGCAGATCGTCGGCGGCTCCTTCGCGGCGCCGATCGATCAGACCGCGGCGACCAGCGCCAAGCTCTCGCACCCGGTGTACGTCGGCGCGATGGTACTGGTCGGGGCGACCCTCGCGTACATCTTCGCCCAGACGATCCGCCCGTCGCTGTTCACCCCGCTGCGGGCCGTCGGCGCGGGCGTGACCGTCCTGATCGCGACGCTGCTCGAGAAGGTGTTCTTCGTCGTCGAGGGGCTGATGTACCCGACGTTCGGCCTCTACGAGGCCGTCCCCGGCGCGTACTGGCCGAGTCTCATCGAGATGGCCTCGGTGCTCGGCACGATCGGGATGGTGACGATGTTCTTCCTCGTCGTGGCCAAGGCGATCCCAGTCGTCGAACTCCACGCGATCGAACACCTGCAGGCGGACCGCGAACCGAAACGCGACCCACCGACCGAGAGCGATCCGATGAGCGAGAACGACCCCTCGACTGACGACGGCATCGAACCGGAGGTGACCGTATGA
- a CDS encoding 4Fe-4S ferredoxin N-terminal domain-containing protein, with the protein MSSDDSVSHLHTDDWESEMEQLLAETEYDTELGLEMAKDAQRLVAGELSEAEFYERYHGAVIEEFGVDDRPVVEAFADSEDGAGLLESLAELEEGGDLPRREAMKKLGAGAAVLGLGAWATKENTDVATAAAGEEDDDEDGMQYGMVIDLEKCDGCLACVTACSQENNTSAGANWMYVFTYEDDDQDGENFLVRTCQHCSNAPCEKVCPTTARHKRTEDGLVLTDYDVCIGCRYCQVACPYGVNYFQWGEPDVPGSELDPDHVFDGRGRRVDSRPPKGVMGKCTMCPSRQDGIHGEDKVGTTACEEACAMDAIHFGDMNDPESDPNQYLEQVRSEKPNDHEHFPNRSSDTVSTFRLLEELGTDPNVVFVGNEPGPNARQVEGPVSYEDIGEVDRRKEVLDDGTFGGGVAP; encoded by the coding sequence ATGAGTTCTGACGATTCGGTATCACACCTTCACACTGACGACTGGGAATCGGAGATGGAACAGCTGCTGGCCGAGACGGAGTACGACACCGAACTCGGCCTCGAGATGGCGAAGGACGCCCAGCGGCTCGTCGCCGGCGAGCTCTCGGAAGCCGAGTTCTACGAGCGCTACCACGGCGCCGTCATCGAGGAGTTCGGCGTCGACGACCGGCCGGTGGTCGAGGCGTTCGCCGACTCGGAGGACGGGGCGGGGCTCCTCGAGTCGCTCGCCGAACTCGAAGAGGGCGGCGACCTCCCCCGCCGCGAGGCGATGAAGAAACTCGGCGCCGGAGCCGCGGTTCTCGGCCTCGGTGCCTGGGCGACGAAAGAGAACACCGACGTGGCGACGGCCGCCGCGGGCGAGGAGGACGACGACGAAGACGGGATGCAGTACGGGATGGTCATCGACCTCGAGAAGTGCGACGGCTGTCTCGCCTGCGTCACGGCCTGTAGCCAGGAGAACAACACGTCCGCCGGCGCGAACTGGATGTACGTCTTCACCTACGAGGACGACGATCAGGACGGCGAGAACTTCCTCGTGCGGACGTGCCAGCACTGCTCGAACGCCCCCTGCGAGAAGGTGTGTCCGACGACGGCTCGCCACAAGCGGACCGAGGACGGCCTCGTGCTCACCGACTACGACGTCTGTATCGGCTGCCGGTACTGCCAGGTGGCCTGTCCGTACGGCGTCAACTACTTCCAGTGGGGAGAGCCCGACGTGCCGGGGTCGGAGCTCGATCCGGATCACGTCTTCGACGGGCGCGGTCGCCGCGTCGACAGCCGCCCGCCGAAGGGCGTGATGGGCAAGTGTACGATGTGCCCCAGCCGTCAGGACGGCATCCACGGCGAGGACAAGGTCGGGACGACCGCGTGTGAGGAGGCGTGTGCGATGGACGCCATTCACTTCGGCGACATGAACGACCCGGAGAGCGACCCCAATCAGTATCTCGAGCAGGTTCGCTCGGAGAAGCCCAACGACCACGAACACTTCCCGAACCGGTCGTCCGACACCGTCTCGACGTTCCGGCTGCTCGAGGAACTGGGCACCGACCCGAACGTCGTCTTCGTCGGCAACGAGCCCGGACCCAACGCCAGACAGGTCGAGGGACCGGTCTCCTACGAGGACATCGGCGAGGTCGACCGGCGCAAGGAGGTGCTCGACGACGGCACGTTCGGCGGAGGTGTCGCCCCGTGA
- a CDS encoding DUF411 domain-containing protein, producing MIGNRPSRRALLGTALATAAAASAGCLTQSATGPWSRELRLSVADAVQYHDPSCGCCGEYATYLEEHLEGDLEVVETDSMAERKDEVGVPSEMASCHTVVLDGLFVEGHVPVDAIEEALETSDEIAGIAVPGMPAHSPGMGEPGDEPLEVYAVSPSGDHEPFTTV from the coding sequence ATGATCGGGAATCGCCCCTCGAGGCGGGCACTGCTCGGGACGGCGCTCGCCACCGCCGCGGCCGCCAGCGCCGGCTGTCTCACACAGTCGGCGACGGGGCCGTGGAGCCGCGAACTGCGTCTGTCTGTTGCGGACGCCGTCCAGTACCACGACCCCAGCTGTGGCTGCTGTGGCGAGTACGCGACGTACCTCGAGGAACACCTCGAGGGCGACCTCGAGGTCGTCGAGACGGACTCCATGGCAGAGAGAAAGGACGAGGTTGGCGTCCCGTCGGAGATGGCGAGCTGTCACACGGTCGTTCTCGACGGGCTGTTCGTCGAGGGGCACGTTCCGGTCGACGCCATCGAGGAGGCCCTCGAGACGTCCGACGAGATCGCCGGGATCGCGGTCCCGGGAATGCCGGCGCACTCTCCTGGCATGGGCGAACCCGGCGACGAGCCGCTCGAGGTGTACGCTGTGTCGCCGAGCGGCGATCACGAGCCGTTCACGACCGTCTGA
- a CDS encoding halocyanin domain-containing protein, producing MTKIDRNRRTFLKASGAALTITLAAGCLGSDDDEPQPNTNGDGDGGDDGGNGDDDAATDDHDFGDWFDGVDSYDGVVDMTSEDEVTVMNGAGSSGMEFDPAAIRVDPGTTVVWEWTGDGGGHTVTEDDGLFESDMKTDAGETFEYTFDDAGTYRYYCEPHLNVNQKGAVVVE from the coding sequence ATGACGAAAATCGACCGCAACCGACGGACGTTCCTGAAGGCATCCGGTGCAGCGCTGACGATCACACTCGCCGCGGGCTGTCTCGGCAGCGACGACGACGAACCGCAACCGAACACGAACGGCGACGGTGACGGCGGCGACGACGGTGGCAACGGCGACGACGACGCGGCGACCGACGACCACGACTTCGGCGACTGGTTCGACGGCGTCGACTCCTACGACGGCGTCGTCGACATGACCAGCGAGGACGAAGTGACGGTGATGAACGGTGCGGGCTCGTCCGGAATGGAGTTCGACCCCGCCGCGATCCGCGTCGACCCCGGGACGACGGTCGTCTGGGAGTGGACCGGCGACGGCGGCGGCCACACCGTCACCGAGGACGACGGCCTCTTCGAGAGCGACATGAAGACCGACGCCGGCGAGACGTTCGAGTACACCTTCGACGACGCCGGGACGTACCGCTATTACTGCGAACCGCACCTCAACGTCAACCAGAAGGGTGCCGTCGTCGTCGAGTAA
- a CDS encoding CGCGG family rSAM-modified RiPP protein produces MVTTNLPTDSTARPDHDTSWSANLEHPRHADDRDLVVAEALDAVERTAAGCHVNLVTHTAHGHPSTYLYDALEAAFDALEYEYVDRCGCGGHVTRVHVE; encoded by the coding sequence ATGGTGACCACGAACCTCCCTACCGACTCGACCGCACGCCCCGACCACGACACATCGTGGTCGGCGAACCTCGAGCACCCCCGCCACGCGGACGACCGCGACCTGGTCGTCGCGGAAGCGCTCGACGCCGTCGAACGGACGGCCGCCGGCTGTCACGTCAACCTCGTAACGCACACCGCTCACGGGCACCCGTCGACGTACCTCTACGACGCCCTCGAGGCGGCGTTCGACGCTCTCGAGTACGAGTACGTCGACCGCTGTGGCTGCGGCGGCCACGTCACGCGCGTCCATGTAGAGTAG